One genomic segment of Procambarus clarkii isolate CNS0578487 chromosome 34, FALCON_Pclarkii_2.0, whole genome shotgun sequence includes these proteins:
- the LOC123762109 gene encoding AP-4 complex accessory subunit Tepsin isoform X3 translates to MELLREARSVVDFATYYPLLNKATTDNDTPIPGYIFEEIIKLSHHSSGHRQHLVDFLLSRLQSSTWPGKQKVIRILQHTCSRGHQGVRVYLRGKDGELRRAAASGGPPDPVLANTPQLFLSSAIQELLALLFDSRVMKDDEIWMAGKDNSEGSASGNQQSSCVQGYGAQAAKGKYEGFGSSPVNQGENLVNQVRGIVERVMSPSGDTKRLGMDFLQGEKGDYQPLSLPSLGSSVPCPSRPVLPHIPVLSTSHSSKYKAHRTGRAGGGWESDEETQEASPLNSEIDLSLGLVDHQQGEEQTPGAIEEEFLENVFDNKISWPVDHDRLVELCQKCTAFDLALLLGKICGKIEFLCDSAYQVEGSQDTGGCSENNSDRSQINISENKLEMSFSSTETLTNNAVLPANTISFATTRLLILLLLVEFGIHYDIFPPNLINSVLGKTLQSLQENKNVNSMVRIKAKKLSLITHKFI, encoded by the exons ATGGAGCTCCTGAGGGAGGCCCGCAGCGTCGTCGACTTCGCCACCTAT TATCCACTTCTGAATAAAGCAACAACAGACAATGACACACCAATACCAGGATACATCTTTGAAGAGATCATCA AATTGAGTCACCATTCTTCTGGACACCGTCAGCACCTAGTCGACTTTCTCCTGTCTCGTCTCCAAAGCTCAACATGGCCTGGAAAGCAAAAG GTAATACGCATATTACAGCACACTTGTTCTCGTGGTCATCAAGGAGTTCGAGTCTACCTCCGGGGTAAGGATGGAGAACTTCGACGAGCAGCAGCATCAGGCGGGCCACCAGACCCTGTACTGGCAAACACACCGCAGCTCTTTCTTAGCTCAGCTATACAG GAATTGCTGGCATTGCTGTTTGATTCTCGAGTTATGAAAGATGACGAAATATGGATGGCAG GAAAAGACAATAGCGAGGGAAGTGCAAGCGGCAATCAGCAGTCATCTTGTGTCCAGGGGTATGGGGCACAAGCTGCGAAGGGCAAGTATGAAGGCTTTGGAAGCTCACCAGTAAATCAAGGTGAAAATTTGGTAAATCAG GTACGTGGAATTGTGGAACGTGTGATGTCCCCCTCTGGGGATACCAAGAGATTAGGAATGGACTTTCTTCAGGGTGAAAAGGGGGACTATCAACCACTCTCCCTACCATCTCTTGGCTCATCAGTGCCATGTCCATCACGGCCAGTCTTACCTCATATACCAGTGCTATCCACTTCTCACTCTTCAAAATATAAAG CACACAGAACAGGTCGAGCTGGAGGTGGGTGGGAAAGCGATGAAGAAACCCAAGAAGCTTCTCCACTAAATTCTGAAATTGACCTTTCTCTTGGATTAGTTGACCACCAGCAAGGTGAAGAGCAAACACCAGGAGCAATTGAGGAAGAATTTCTCGAAAATGTATTTGATAACAAAATATCATGGCCTGTAGATCATGACAGACTTGTGGAGCTTTGTCAAAAATGTACAGCTTTTGATCTTGCTTTGTTGTTAGGAAAAATTTGTGGGAAAATTGAATTTCTATGTGATAGTGCTTACCAAGTTGAAGGTTCTCAAGATACTGGAGGTTGTTCTGAAAATAACTCTGACAGGTCCCAGATTAATATTAGTGAGAATAAGCTGGAGATGAGCTTTTCTTCTACTGAAACTCTGACTAATAATGCTGTATTACCAGCAAATACAATAAGCTTTGCAACTACAAGATTGCTTATCCTTCTTCTGCTTGTGGAATTTGGTATTCATTATGATATATTTCCCCCAAATTTAATAAACTCTGTTTTAGGAAAAACTTTGCAAAGTCttcaggaaaataaaaatgtgaatTCAATGGTTCGAATAAAAGCAAAGAAACTCTCACTCATTAcacataaatttatataa
- the LOC123762109 gene encoding AP-4 complex accessory subunit Tepsin isoform X2, whose amino-acid sequence MELLREARSVVDFATYVSPRPLSQLGSCVYPLLNKATTDNDTPIPGYIFEEIIKLSHHSSGHRQHLVDFLLSRLQSSTWPGKQKHTCSRGHQGVRVYLRGKDGELRRAAASGGPPDPVLANTPQLFLSSAIQELLALLFDSRVMKDDEIWMAGKDNSEGSASGNQQSSCVQGYGAQAAKGKYEGFGSSPVNQGENLVNQVRGIVERVMSPSGDTKRLGMDFLQGEKGDYQPLSLPSLGSSVPCPSRPVLPHIPVLSTSHSSKYKAHRTGRAGGGWESDEETQEASPLNSEIDLSLGLVDHQQGEEQTPGAIEEEFLENVFDNKISWPVDHDRLVELCQKCTAFDLALLLGKICGKIEFLCDSAYQVEGSQDTGGCSENNSDRSQINISENKLEMSFSSTETLTNNAVLPANTISFATTRLLILLLLVEFGIHYDIFPPNLINSVLGKTLQSLQENKNVNSMVRIKAKKLSLITHKFI is encoded by the exons ATGGAGCTCCTGAGGGAGGCCCGCAGCGTCGTCGACTTCGCCACCTATGTGAGTCCTCGTCCACTCTCGCAGCTGGGTTcatgtgtg TATCCACTTCTGAATAAAGCAACAACAGACAATGACACACCAATACCAGGATACATCTTTGAAGAGATCATCA AATTGAGTCACCATTCTTCTGGACACCGTCAGCACCTAGTCGACTTTCTCCTGTCTCGTCTCCAAAGCTCAACATGGCCTGGAAAGCAAAAG CACACTTGTTCTCGTGGTCATCAAGGAGTTCGAGTCTACCTCCGGGGTAAGGATGGAGAACTTCGACGAGCAGCAGCATCAGGCGGGCCACCAGACCCTGTACTGGCAAACACACCGCAGCTCTTTCTTAGCTCAGCTATACAG GAATTGCTGGCATTGCTGTTTGATTCTCGAGTTATGAAAGATGACGAAATATGGATGGCAG GAAAAGACAATAGCGAGGGAAGTGCAAGCGGCAATCAGCAGTCATCTTGTGTCCAGGGGTATGGGGCACAAGCTGCGAAGGGCAAGTATGAAGGCTTTGGAAGCTCACCAGTAAATCAAGGTGAAAATTTGGTAAATCAG GTACGTGGAATTGTGGAACGTGTGATGTCCCCCTCTGGGGATACCAAGAGATTAGGAATGGACTTTCTTCAGGGTGAAAAGGGGGACTATCAACCACTCTCCCTACCATCTCTTGGCTCATCAGTGCCATGTCCATCACGGCCAGTCTTACCTCATATACCAGTGCTATCCACTTCTCACTCTTCAAAATATAAAG CACACAGAACAGGTCGAGCTGGAGGTGGGTGGGAAAGCGATGAAGAAACCCAAGAAGCTTCTCCACTAAATTCTGAAATTGACCTTTCTCTTGGATTAGTTGACCACCAGCAAGGTGAAGAGCAAACACCAGGAGCAATTGAGGAAGAATTTCTCGAAAATGTATTTGATAACAAAATATCATGGCCTGTAGATCATGACAGACTTGTGGAGCTTTGTCAAAAATGTACAGCTTTTGATCTTGCTTTGTTGTTAGGAAAAATTTGTGGGAAAATTGAATTTCTATGTGATAGTGCTTACCAAGTTGAAGGTTCTCAAGATACTGGAGGTTGTTCTGAAAATAACTCTGACAGGTCCCAGATTAATATTAGTGAGAATAAGCTGGAGATGAGCTTTTCTTCTACTGAAACTCTGACTAATAATGCTGTATTACCAGCAAATACAATAAGCTTTGCAACTACAAGATTGCTTATCCTTCTTCTGCTTGTGGAATTTGGTATTCATTATGATATATTTCCCCCAAATTTAATAAACTCTGTTTTAGGAAAAACTTTGCAAAGTCttcaggaaaataaaaatgtgaatTCAATGGTTCGAATAAAAGCAAAGAAACTCTCACTCATTAcacataaatttatataa
- the LOC123762109 gene encoding AP-4 complex accessory subunit Tepsin isoform X1, with the protein MELLREARSVVDFATYVSPRPLSQLGSCVYPLLNKATTDNDTPIPGYIFEEIIKLSHHSSGHRQHLVDFLLSRLQSSTWPGKQKVIRILQHTCSRGHQGVRVYLRGKDGELRRAAASGGPPDPVLANTPQLFLSSAIQELLALLFDSRVMKDDEIWMAGKDNSEGSASGNQQSSCVQGYGAQAAKGKYEGFGSSPVNQGENLVNQVRGIVERVMSPSGDTKRLGMDFLQGEKGDYQPLSLPSLGSSVPCPSRPVLPHIPVLSTSHSSKYKAHRTGRAGGGWESDEETQEASPLNSEIDLSLGLVDHQQGEEQTPGAIEEEFLENVFDNKISWPVDHDRLVELCQKCTAFDLALLLGKICGKIEFLCDSAYQVEGSQDTGGCSENNSDRSQINISENKLEMSFSSTETLTNNAVLPANTISFATTRLLILLLLVEFGIHYDIFPPNLINSVLGKTLQSLQENKNVNSMVRIKAKKLSLITHKFI; encoded by the exons ATGGAGCTCCTGAGGGAGGCCCGCAGCGTCGTCGACTTCGCCACCTATGTGAGTCCTCGTCCACTCTCGCAGCTGGGTTcatgtgtg TATCCACTTCTGAATAAAGCAACAACAGACAATGACACACCAATACCAGGATACATCTTTGAAGAGATCATCA AATTGAGTCACCATTCTTCTGGACACCGTCAGCACCTAGTCGACTTTCTCCTGTCTCGTCTCCAAAGCTCAACATGGCCTGGAAAGCAAAAG GTAATACGCATATTACAGCACACTTGTTCTCGTGGTCATCAAGGAGTTCGAGTCTACCTCCGGGGTAAGGATGGAGAACTTCGACGAGCAGCAGCATCAGGCGGGCCACCAGACCCTGTACTGGCAAACACACCGCAGCTCTTTCTTAGCTCAGCTATACAG GAATTGCTGGCATTGCTGTTTGATTCTCGAGTTATGAAAGATGACGAAATATGGATGGCAG GAAAAGACAATAGCGAGGGAAGTGCAAGCGGCAATCAGCAGTCATCTTGTGTCCAGGGGTATGGGGCACAAGCTGCGAAGGGCAAGTATGAAGGCTTTGGAAGCTCACCAGTAAATCAAGGTGAAAATTTGGTAAATCAG GTACGTGGAATTGTGGAACGTGTGATGTCCCCCTCTGGGGATACCAAGAGATTAGGAATGGACTTTCTTCAGGGTGAAAAGGGGGACTATCAACCACTCTCCCTACCATCTCTTGGCTCATCAGTGCCATGTCCATCACGGCCAGTCTTACCTCATATACCAGTGCTATCCACTTCTCACTCTTCAAAATATAAAG CACACAGAACAGGTCGAGCTGGAGGTGGGTGGGAAAGCGATGAAGAAACCCAAGAAGCTTCTCCACTAAATTCTGAAATTGACCTTTCTCTTGGATTAGTTGACCACCAGCAAGGTGAAGAGCAAACACCAGGAGCAATTGAGGAAGAATTTCTCGAAAATGTATTTGATAACAAAATATCATGGCCTGTAGATCATGACAGACTTGTGGAGCTTTGTCAAAAATGTACAGCTTTTGATCTTGCTTTGTTGTTAGGAAAAATTTGTGGGAAAATTGAATTTCTATGTGATAGTGCTTACCAAGTTGAAGGTTCTCAAGATACTGGAGGTTGTTCTGAAAATAACTCTGACAGGTCCCAGATTAATATTAGTGAGAATAAGCTGGAGATGAGCTTTTCTTCTACTGAAACTCTGACTAATAATGCTGTATTACCAGCAAATACAATAAGCTTTGCAACTACAAGATTGCTTATCCTTCTTCTGCTTGTGGAATTTGGTATTCATTATGATATATTTCCCCCAAATTTAATAAACTCTGTTTTAGGAAAAACTTTGCAAAGTCttcaggaaaataaaaatgtgaatTCAATGGTTCGAATAAAAGCAAAGAAACTCTCACTCATTAcacataaatttatataa